A genomic segment from Bacillus cereus G9842 encodes:
- a CDS encoding Crp/Fnr family transcriptional regulator: MEDKSGLITHYLRTNKTLEIFLEIDTVYFQLNYFEKGELICNIDDEMDRLYFVVKGKVKVYTITSEGKKLILRFINPLAIVGDIELIQNSKAHNVVEACSDVIAISISNTVIRNKLLHDPIFMKFLLENIANTLKISTRFTALNLLYPVEVRVASYLLSISTDSNGNMYKGDLDTTSVTSIADFIGVSYRHVIRVLQRFYNDKLIEKSNGVIVIKDFSRMKEVAKDNIYEQ; the protein is encoded by the coding sequence ATGGAGGATAAATCAGGTTTAATTACGCATTATTTGAGAACCAATAAAACGCTCGAGATTTTTTTAGAAATAGATACAGTTTATTTTCAATTAAATTACTTTGAAAAAGGCGAGCTTATTTGCAATATAGATGACGAAATGGATCGTTTATATTTTGTTGTTAAAGGTAAAGTAAAAGTTTACACGATTACATCAGAAGGAAAGAAACTAATCCTTCGCTTTATCAATCCATTGGCCATTGTTGGTGATATTGAATTAATTCAAAATAGCAAAGCACATAATGTCGTTGAAGCTTGTTCAGATGTTATAGCTATCTCCATTTCTAATACGGTTATTAGAAACAAGTTATTACATGATCCTATATTTATGAAGTTCTTACTTGAAAACATTGCGAACACGTTAAAAATATCGACTCGTTTTACTGCTCTTAATTTACTTTATCCTGTAGAAGTACGTGTAGCTAGTTATTTACTTTCAATTTCAACAGATAGTAACGGGAATATGTACAAAGGGGATTTGGATACGACTTCGGTAACAAGTATTGCAGACTTTATAGGGGTAAGTTATAGGCACGTAATTCGGGTATTACAAAGATTTTATAATGATAAATTAATTGAAAAGAGTAATGGAGTTATTGTCATTAAAGATTTTTCTAGAATGAAGGAAGTCGCTAAAGATAATATATATGAGCAATGA
- a CDS encoding FtsX-like permease family protein codes for MLFKLSRHSMKKMLKDYMVLLIGLVISISIFYMFQTMAMNSEFTKDNSLISSIRLVFWVGAILLSFITVFYIIYANSFLLTLRRKELGMYMMLGAKKKKVAQLLFIETFGMGIVSIIIGIVVGMLLASVAGNFLMNGMEISAKGSYASVYTPAILVTAIFFLILFFITGLMNSVRLLRKTELELIREDETLDEVKKSKTRIIIMTVLGVLLVSTGYYFMINVKIYAELGFIIATIVTTLGTYFIFSSLLPLFVMKIKGNKKRNEIGLNSFTYAQLRFRVNSLSRVLGTVAMLIALGAGAMTAGMAFQKNVGIMTDFSRVYDVVIHDPNDQDKAALKEMEIVEESNYKYKVDGEAVYYLRNDLTAKPPLVSDHFDTKTLKEPVRKRVTEPLTEPVYSALEAPELAKFPQMPKDWEDAVVREIQITHNQFSGKPVRIADEEHYKGIQGTEHTVTLAKVDDMKKYKPLLIEIDKRQKEQIEKATGAKVDLFTKMTIYQFMNSFMSGTMFMGFFLGIAFLAMMASSLMFKILTGASRDVRRYEMLRKIGVRRSMLTKSIYKEISYLFIFPAIIGISHVLVGLNLFSFILVDPFVKVWVPIGIFLVIYFIYYWITVQLYKGMVMPKEEVAK; via the coding sequence ATTAGTATTAGTATTTTCTACATGTTCCAAACGATGGCGATGAATAGTGAATTTACGAAAGATAATAGCCTAATTAGTAGTATTAGACTCGTCTTTTGGGTAGGTGCAATACTATTATCTTTCATTACTGTATTTTATATTATATATGCCAACTCTTTCTTGCTCACGTTAAGAAGAAAAGAACTCGGTATGTACATGATGCTTGGTGCGAAAAAGAAAAAAGTAGCACAGTTATTATTTATTGAAACATTCGGTATGGGGATTGTAAGTATTATTATCGGTATTGTAGTAGGGATGTTACTTGCAAGTGTAGCAGGAAACTTTTTAATGAATGGAATGGAAATTTCAGCAAAAGGTAGTTACGCATCTGTATACACACCAGCAATTTTAGTTACAGCTATTTTCTTCTTAATACTATTTTTCATTACTGGCTTAATGAACAGCGTCCGATTGTTACGTAAAACTGAACTAGAGTTAATTCGTGAAGATGAAACACTAGATGAAGTGAAGAAAAGTAAAACTCGCATTATTATAATGACAGTACTTGGTGTATTACTGGTAAGTACAGGGTACTATTTTATGATCAATGTAAAAATATATGCTGAATTAGGTTTTATTATAGCAACCATCGTTACAACACTTGGCACATATTTTATCTTTAGTTCATTACTCCCACTTTTTGTGATGAAAATTAAAGGGAATAAAAAACGAAATGAAATTGGTCTAAATAGTTTTACATATGCACAGCTACGCTTTCGAGTAAATAGTTTATCGAGAGTATTAGGTACTGTAGCGATGTTAATTGCATTAGGAGCAGGTGCGATGACTGCAGGTATGGCGTTCCAAAAAAATGTAGGTATTATGACAGACTTTTCTCGTGTATATGATGTTGTAATTCATGATCCGAATGATCAAGACAAAGCGGCCTTGAAAGAAATGGAAATTGTTGAAGAGAGCAATTACAAATATAAAGTAGATGGAGAAGCGGTTTATTATTTACGTAACGACTTAACTGCGAAACCACCACTTGTTTCAGACCATTTTGATACAAAAACTTTAAAAGAGCCTGTTCGTAAACGTGTGACTGAACCTTTAACTGAACCTGTATATTCAGCTTTAGAGGCTCCTGAATTAGCAAAATTCCCTCAAATGCCAAAGGATTGGGAAGACGCAGTTGTAAGAGAGATACAAATTACGCATAATCAATTTAGCGGAAAACCAGTAAGAATTGCAGACGAAGAGCATTATAAAGGGATTCAAGGAACAGAACACACTGTAACATTAGCAAAAGTAGATGATATGAAAAAATATAAACCGTTATTGATCGAAATAGACAAGAGACAAAAAGAACAAATTGAAAAAGCAACAGGTGCAAAGGTAGACTTATTTACGAAAATGACAATTTATCAGTTTATGAACAGCTTCATGAGCGGAACAATGTTTATGGGATTTTTCCTCGGAATTGCCTTTTTAGCAATGATGGCGAGTTCCCTTATGTTCAAAATATTAACAGGTGCTTCTCGTGATGTACGCCGTTATGAAATGTTACGAAAAATCGGCGTAAGACGTAGTATGTTAACGAAAAGTATATATAAAGAAATTTCATATTTATTTATCTTCCCAGCAATCATTGGCATCTCTCACGTTTTAGTGGGGCTTAACTTATTCAGCTTTATATTAGTTGATCCGTTTGTAAAAGTGTGGGTGCCAATAGGAATCTTCTTAGTCATTTATTTCATCTATTACTGGATAACTGTTCAACTTTATAAAGGGATGGTAATGCCGAAAGAAGAGGTAGCTAAATAG
- a CDS encoding DMT family transporter has protein sequence MKGIIFAVFAGIFITLQGTFNAKLSSHIGIWSTSIITHLIGFLIATTVFLLKKEEKVTDLKSVKKVYLAAGAFGGFIICAETMAIYSLGVTLTAGTLMVAQLFTATVIEMKGLFHIKKIQMERYHIVGTIVMIIGIVVFNM, from the coding sequence TTGAAAGGTATTATATTTGCTGTTTTTGCGGGGATATTTATAACACTTCAAGGAACCTTTAATGCGAAACTTAGTTCACATATCGGTATATGGTCGACGAGTATTATAACCCATTTAATTGGATTCCTTATTGCAACAACTGTATTTTTGTTAAAGAAAGAAGAGAAAGTAACAGATTTAAAGAGTGTGAAAAAAGTATATTTAGCAGCGGGTGCATTTGGTGGATTCATTATTTGTGCAGAAACGATGGCGATATATTCACTAGGAGTTACATTGACAGCTGGCACACTAATGGTTGCTCAATTGTTTACGGCAACAGTTATTGAAATGAAAGGACTGTTTCATATAAAAAAGATACAGATGGAGAGATATCATATTGTGGGAACAATAGTAATGATTATAGGTATTGTTGTATTTAATATGTAA
- a CDS encoding GNAT family N-acetyltransferase: protein MENSIRHTSEHPTDFNGLLSLYESLGWNSLKLTVNELEQMCKQSWYAIYVFDDKRLVGMGRVISDGVITGIICGVGVLPKYQSSGIGKEIVKRLIQHCEQNKVIPQLMCVEKLQSYYESIGFEAFSIGMTKHIIR from the coding sequence ATGGAAAATAGTATACGCCACACAAGTGAACATCCTACAGATTTTAATGGATTATTATCCTTATACGAATCTTTAGGATGGAATTCTCTTAAATTAACGGTTAACGAGTTAGAACAAATGTGTAAGCAAAGTTGGTATGCAATTTATGTTTTTGATGATAAGAGGTTAGTAGGGATGGGGCGTGTCATATCAGATGGAGTCATAACAGGCATTATTTGTGGAGTTGGTGTATTGCCAAAATATCAGTCTAGTGGCATCGGAAAAGAAATAGTGAAACGATTAATCCAGCACTGTGAACAAAACAAGGTTATTCCACAACTTATGTGTGTAGAAAAATTGCAATCTTACTATGAATCTATAGGGTTTGAAGCATTCTCTATTGGGATGACAAAACATATTATAAGATAA
- a CDS encoding MBL fold metallo-hydrolase — MEIAKGIEMLQLEFQEFVIHPILLWDDEMAVLIDTGFPGQIEDIQVEMEKVGVSFDKLKVVILTHQDIDHIGSLPELLQRCGNNIKVYAHELDKPYIEGDLPLLKEGNVENRPKGKVSDTVIDGQELPYCGGILILHTPGHTPGHISLYLKRSKILIAGDSMYSVNGMLGGIHAPTTINIKEAKQSLKKYLNLHIESVVCYHGGLSKENINVQLQNL; from the coding sequence ATGGAGATTGCTAAAGGGATAGAAATGTTACAACTTGAATTTCAAGAATTTGTTATTCATCCAATTCTTTTATGGGATGATGAAATGGCAGTATTAATAGATACGGGTTTCCCAGGACAAATTGAAGATATACAAGTAGAGATGGAAAAGGTTGGGGTATCATTTGATAAGTTAAAAGTCGTGATTTTGACGCATCAGGATATTGATCATATAGGTAGTCTTCCGGAGTTGTTGCAGCGCTGTGGAAATAATATTAAGGTTTATGCGCACGAATTAGATAAGCCATATATTGAGGGGGATTTGCCTTTATTGAAGGAAGGAAATGTAGAGAACCGACCAAAAGGAAAAGTGAGTGATACTGTGATTGACGGGCAAGAACTTCCGTATTGCGGTGGAATACTAATTCTTCATACTCCAGGGCATACTCCGGGTCATATTAGTTTATATTTGAAACGAAGTAAAATTCTTATTGCAGGAGACTCTATGTATAGTGTGAATGGGATGTTAGGAGGAATTCACGCCCCAACAACTATAAATATTAAGGAAGCAAAGCAGTCTTTGAAGAAGTATTTAAATTTACATATTGAATCTGTAGTTTGTTACCATGGGGGATTAAGTAAGGAGAATATAAATGTTCAACTTCAAAATTTGTAA
- a CDS encoding ZIP family metal transporter has translation MERLWIPMIVTFFSFGGLLLGGAVGVATRQLIEEKMHRLYALCGGILFGLLSLEIIPETFSSYEIIGPILGIAIGILVMSLLDNYCHHPMIHKKDQQAWQTFLFLSFAIFIHNIPSGFALGTAFINHNDSAIPFLIAIVVHHIPEGLALIIPFLFTKHKYISFLLTTLLLSLILGTGTVFGILMEGKARHLQGLIMGSAIGSLGYVTIHEMLWKAKKQLSFLTFLMWATSGFLLIIAFTLLAGHH, from the coding sequence ATGGAACGTTTATGGATCCCAATGATTGTAACATTTTTTTCGTTCGGTGGATTACTGTTAGGTGGTGCTGTTGGAGTAGCAACACGCCAACTCATTGAAGAAAAGATGCATCGTTTATACGCATTATGTGGTGGTATTTTATTCGGGTTATTATCACTTGAAATTATCCCTGAAACATTTTCAAGCTATGAAATAATTGGGCCTATACTTGGTATAGCCATCGGTATTTTAGTTATGAGCTTATTAGATAACTATTGTCATCATCCAATGATACATAAAAAAGATCAACAAGCATGGCAAACCTTCCTTTTTCTCTCTTTCGCTATATTTATTCATAATATACCTAGTGGATTTGCGTTAGGTACAGCTTTTATAAATCATAATGACTCTGCCATTCCCTTTTTAATAGCAATCGTCGTGCACCATATTCCAGAAGGATTAGCTTTAATTATTCCATTTCTTTTTACAAAGCATAAATATATTTCCTTTTTATTAACGACTTTATTACTTTCTCTTATTCTCGGTACTGGTACGGTTTTTGGAATTTTGATGGAAGGAAAAGCTCGTCACCTGCAAGGCCTCATTATGGGAAGTGCTATTGGTTCACTTGGATATGTCACAATTCATGAAATGCTTTGGAAAGCTAAGAAACAGCTCTCTTTCCTTACATTTCTAATGTGGGCAACTAGTGGTTTTCTCCTAATAATAGCGTTTACTCTACTAGCTGGACATCACTAA
- a CDS encoding TetR/AcrR family transcriptional regulator: MEQKQRPLGRPRQNKNTKSTKETILEVATRLFLTQNYQVVSMDEVAKVCGVTKATVYYYYSTKADLFTATMTEMMVRIRENMSQILSTNKTLEERLLDFAKVYLHATMDIDMKNFMKDAKLSLSEKQLKELKNAEDNMYEVLEKALDTAMHIGEIPKGNATFAAHAFVSLLSIGNFKDENHNPILANIDELAQEIVSFYWNGLGHSY, encoded by the coding sequence TTGGAACAAAAACAACGTCCTCTCGGAAGGCCGCGTCAAAATAAAAATACAAAATCTACAAAAGAAACCATTTTAGAAGTGGCAACCCGCTTATTTCTTACACAAAATTATCAAGTCGTTTCTATGGATGAGGTCGCAAAAGTTTGTGGTGTTACGAAAGCAACTGTCTACTATTACTATTCAACAAAAGCCGATTTATTTACCGCTACTATGACCGAAATGATGGTACGTATACGCGAAAATATGTCTCAAATACTCTCTACAAACAAAACGTTAGAAGAAAGATTATTAGACTTCGCTAAAGTTTACTTACACGCAACGATGGATATTGATATGAAAAATTTTATGAAAGATGCAAAACTGTCGTTATCTGAAAAACAATTGAAAGAATTAAAAAATGCTGAAGATAATATGTATGAAGTACTAGAAAAAGCACTCGATACTGCGATGCACATCGGAGAAATTCCGAAAGGAAACGCTACATTTGCGGCTCATGCTTTCGTATCTTTATTATCAATTGGGAATTTTAAAGATGAGAATCACAATCCTATTCTTGCAAATATAGATGAATTAGCACAAGAAATCGTTTCTTTTTATTGGAATGGGTTAGGTCATTCATATTAA
- a CDS encoding nucleoside hydrolase: MEITMKKKVYFNHDGGVDDLISLFLLLQMENVELTGVSVIPADCYLEPAMSASRKIIDRFGKGNIAVAASNSRGQNPFPKDWRMHAFYVDALPILNESGKVVTPVVAKPAHHHLIETLLQTEGKTTLLFTGPLTDLARALYEAPIIEDKIERLVWMGGTFLTAGNVHEPEHDGTAEWNSFWDPEAVARVWDAKIKIDLVTLESTNQVPLTINIREQWAKERKYIGMDFLGQCYAMVPPLVHFSTNSTYYLWDVLTTALVGNTNLAKTETINSIVHTYGPSQGRTEETANGRPVNVVYDVKRDVFFEYITELAKKAST; this comes from the coding sequence ATGGAGATTACAATGAAGAAAAAAGTGTACTTCAATCATGATGGCGGCGTAGATGATTTAATTTCATTATTTTTATTACTTCAAATGGAAAACGTTGAGCTTACCGGTGTATCTGTTATCCCAGCAGACTGCTATTTAGAACCCGCAATGTCTGCCAGTCGTAAAATTATCGATCGCTTCGGCAAAGGTAATATTGCAGTAGCCGCTTCAAACTCTCGCGGGCAAAACCCGTTTCCAAAAGACTGGCGGATGCATGCATTTTATGTAGATGCTCTACCAATTTTAAATGAGTCTGGAAAAGTTGTAACACCCGTGGTGGCAAAACCCGCGCATCATCATTTAATAGAAACGCTTCTACAAACGGAAGGAAAAACAACTTTATTATTTACTGGGCCCCTAACTGACCTTGCTCGTGCATTATATGAAGCTCCCATAATCGAAGATAAAATTGAACGTCTCGTTTGGATGGGTGGTACATTTCTTACAGCAGGCAATGTACATGAACCAGAGCATGATGGAACAGCTGAGTGGAATTCGTTTTGGGACCCTGAAGCAGTGGCTCGTGTATGGGATGCAAAAATTAAAATCGACTTAGTGACACTAGAAAGTACAAACCAAGTTCCGTTAACTATAAACATACGTGAACAGTGGGCAAAAGAACGAAAGTATATTGGTATGGATTTCCTTGGTCAATGCTATGCAATGGTCCCCCCTCTCGTTCACTTCTCAACGAACTCTACTTACTATTTATGGGATGTACTAACTACCGCGCTTGTCGGAAACACTAACCTTGCAAAAACTGAAACGATTAATAGTATCGTTCATACATACGGACCAAGCCAAGGACGTACAGAGGAAACTGCTAATGGACGACCTGTAAATGTCGTTTATGATGTAAAACGTGATGTATTCTTTGAATATATTACTGAATTAGCAAAGAAAGCTTCTACTTGA
- a CDS encoding DUF2441 domain-containing protein, protein MNEQGFFVYHIVTKKKMHIGQIIPFNKNQHNTLYHFFFEREQLNANGEDGIQILNKHYKNNELHINNENAKVVMSYMDQTIRAARETIVEMVRLQEFPEYPSRLSCLYAAKSYEDALKWKALFDSYNREVLQIVKLQVIGSSFEGDGNLLPKEDGIPFSQKIEQAREYWKGNIRNELPELLINGEIEVVEIIDDFSSIHI, encoded by the coding sequence ATGAATGAACAAGGATTTTTCGTATATCATATCGTAACAAAGAAAAAAATGCATATCGGACAAATCATTCCTTTTAACAAAAATCAACACAATACTCTATATCACTTCTTTTTTGAAAGAGAACAATTAAATGCTAATGGTGAAGATGGCATACAAATTTTAAATAAACACTATAAAAATAACGAATTACATATAAATAATGAAAATGCTAAAGTAGTCATGAGTTATATGGATCAAACAATTAGAGCAGCTAGAGAAACAATTGTAGAAATGGTTAGACTACAAGAATTCCCTGAATATCCTTCCAGATTATCTTGTTTATACGCTGCAAAAAGCTATGAAGATGCTTTAAAATGGAAAGCATTATTTGATTCTTACAATCGAGAAGTTTTACAGATTGTTAAACTACAAGTAATCGGAAGTTCTTTTGAAGGTGACGGGAATCTTTTACCAAAAGAAGATGGTATTCCTTTTTCTCAAAAAATCGAACAAGCTAGAGAGTATTGGAAAGGAAATATTAGAAATGAACTTCCTGAGCTACTGATTAATGGAGAAATTGAAGTGGTGGAAATTATTGATGACTTCTCCTCAATTCATATTTAA
- a CDS encoding DMT family transporter: MIGFSLAILAGILISLQSVFNAKVNENVGQWLTTTCVLGIGLISSILFYIITENSINIKVYTTNYLFYVSGLFGIGLIICIMGAIKSLGPAYTVLISLITQLVVALCIDTFGLFGMESIPLQINKLVGIGLLIVGVGIFKNLFLNKKAIHIRKGRV, from the coding sequence TTGATTGGATTTAGTTTAGCTATATTAGCAGGAATATTAATTAGCTTACAATCTGTTTTTAATGCAAAAGTAAATGAAAATGTAGGACAGTGGTTAACGACTACATGTGTCCTTGGAATAGGTCTCATTAGTTCTATTCTATTTTATATCATTACAGAAAACAGTATTAACATTAAAGTGTATACTACAAATTATTTGTTTTATGTAAGTGGACTGTTTGGCATCGGGTTAATTATTTGTATAATGGGTGCAATAAAGAGCTTAGGTCCAGCATATACGGTGCTAATTAGTCTTATTACTCAATTGGTCGTTGCGTTATGCATTGATACATTCGGATTATTTGGAATGGAGAGCATTCCATTACAAATAAATAAATTAGTTGGTATAGGTTTATTAATTGTGGGGGTAGGAATTTTTAAAAATCTATTTTTGAATAAGAAAGCTATTCATATAAGAAAGGGTAGGGTCTAA
- a CDS encoding MBL fold metallo-hydrolase, which yields MQQIKKIGNSFWYMTPVSETDRPILGMVVGKEKTLMIDAGNSEEHAQLFLEMLKEQNVSNPDFVALTHWHWDHIFGLSVLRNALTISHAETKKEMQAIVSYEWTDEALDARVKEGTEIEFCADCIKKEFEEKARNINIIPPTLTFQDQMELDLGEVTCVLKHVGGDHAHDSVVMYIKEEKILFLGDCIYADIFSSKWNYTTKRTFKLIDELEKFDAETYILSHGEAINREEFLQEIRMLKTVGTYTEIHKGDEEKIKAVYKQELDRELNEDELETITYFVNGYEMNNQ from the coding sequence ATGCAACAAATTAAAAAAATAGGAAACTCATTTTGGTATATGACACCAGTTTCTGAAACGGATAGACCTATATTAGGAATGGTTGTTGGAAAAGAAAAAACTTTAATGATTGATGCAGGGAATTCAGAAGAACATGCACAATTATTTTTAGAAATGTTAAAAGAACAAAATGTATCGAATCCTGATTTTGTAGCACTAACGCATTGGCATTGGGATCATATTTTTGGATTATCTGTATTACGGAATGCATTAACTATTTCGCACGCTGAAACGAAAAAAGAAATGCAGGCAATAGTATCTTATGAATGGACAGATGAAGCGTTGGACGCACGCGTAAAAGAGGGTACTGAAATTGAATTTTGTGCGGATTGCATCAAGAAAGAGTTTGAAGAAAAAGCGAGAAATATTAACATTATTCCTCCAACCTTAACGTTCCAGGATCAAATGGAATTAGACCTTGGTGAAGTGACCTGCGTGTTAAAACATGTGGGCGGAGATCATGCACATGATTCTGTTGTTATGTACATAAAAGAAGAAAAGATATTGTTTTTAGGAGACTGTATATATGCAGATATTTTTTCTTCGAAGTGGAACTATACGACGAAAAGAACGTTTAAATTGATAGATGAATTAGAGAAATTTGATGCTGAGACATATATTCTTTCTCATGGGGAAGCGATAAATCGAGAGGAGTTTTTACAAGAGATTCGTATGTTAAAAACAGTAGGAACTTATACAGAAATTCATAAAGGCGATGAAGAGAAGATAAAGGCAGTGTATAAACAAGAACTAGATAGAGAATTAAATGAAGATGAGTTAGAAACAATAACGTATTTTGTCAATGGTTATGAAATGAATAATCAATAA
- a CDS encoding alpha/beta fold hydrolase, translating into MNQLMLQDGVHYLKINGIMHWCKVAGTAHNTVPLIIVHGGPGGNHYVFERTLGLKLEGNMTVVYYEQRGCGRSEAPEDDGEYSINTLVEDLEELRKQLHVEKINLLGYSFGGQLCLEYALKYPKNVEQMVLQAPSLDDFNDMYTVQIEGFLQVTKGEMKEQILIISKSEIPLKERYNQVWSIVDTENLDRLLFKNEEFAKLNRRFWEESKLSNTGKMSKVIFGTKSSLPLIERIKGLEIDTCVIVGAHDYNTGVGMSYRITRQLKNGKLVIFENSGHFPDIEETDKVCETIIEFLE; encoded by the coding sequence ATGAATCAGTTAATGTTGCAAGATGGTGTACACTATTTGAAAATCAATGGGATTATGCATTGGTGTAAAGTTGCAGGGACAGCTCATAATACAGTCCCTCTTATTATAGTACATGGTGGTCCAGGTGGTAATCATTATGTATTCGAAAGAACGCTTGGTTTGAAGTTAGAAGGAAATATGACTGTAGTTTATTACGAACAAAGAGGTTGCGGACGAAGTGAGGCACCAGAAGATGACGGTGAGTACTCAATCAATACTCTAGTCGAAGATTTAGAGGAATTAAGAAAGCAATTACATGTAGAGAAGATAAATTTGTTAGGATATTCTTTTGGTGGACAACTTTGTTTAGAGTATGCTTTGAAATATCCAAAAAATGTTGAACAAATGGTATTACAAGCACCATCGTTAGATGATTTTAATGATATGTATACTGTGCAGATAGAAGGTTTTCTACAAGTAACGAAAGGGGAAATGAAAGAACAAATATTGATAATAAGTAAGTCAGAAATTCCTTTAAAAGAAAGGTATAATCAAGTTTGGAGTATAGTTGATACAGAAAATTTAGATCGACTATTGTTTAAAAATGAAGAATTTGCAAAGCTAAATAGAAGGTTTTGGGAGGAAAGTAAGTTAAGTAATACAGGGAAGATGAGTAAAGTTATTTTTGGAACAAAATCATCTTTACCGCTTATTGAGCGTATTAAAGGTTTAGAAATTGATACGTGTGTCATAGTTGGAGCGCATGACTATAACACGGGTGTAGGAATGAGTTATAGAATAACGAGACAATTGAAAAATGGTAAACTTGTTATATTTGAAAATAGTGGACATTTCCCAGATATCGAGGAGACGGATAAAGTATGTGAAACGATTATTGAGTTTTTGGAATAA